DNA from Pichia kudriavzevii chromosome 5, complete sequence:
TATCAGTATTAAAGGAAACACCGTATGCAGGCATTCCTAAAATGATTTTTGAGCTATTGATATAATTAGAAAGGAACTGAACTGCGGTGTCGactgataatgatgatcCCGGAATCTTGGAATCTGGATAAAGAGGTGAATGGTAACCTGATACTCTGCTCCATTTACCAGATGCATCATATCCCATTAGGTTataaaaatcaacatatttatcaattttctgaaattgaaatagTGTCAAAGATTGGACATCCATTGGAATAGCTACCGTTAAGATCTTATGTTCTCGAGGATATTTCTTCTCTAAATAGAAACGGAAATATTTGACAACATTAGTTAGCATTATTGACTCCCTTTTAGTAGAAGGAAATTCCCAATCAATGTCTACACCGTCAAAGTTGAACTTTTCTATATTTGCAACAACATTGCCTAcaaattgttcaatgtAGGAAATCTTACTTGCCATTTTCTTCCACTCTTTAAATGCACCATCACCTCCAATAGACAAAGAAACCTTCAATCTAGGGTTGAGTTGCCTTATCTGACCAAGCTGTCCAACTATTCCACTAGCATTAATATGGAAGTCCAACAGGAATTGGGCACTGTTTTGCAAATAGCTACCGACCCATGGAAGATCCCTGTACTGGATGGAATCTACATCATCAGAGTTGCAGAGACTGGTTAAATCGTTAATGTCATTTCTCAAAGCATCTGTTTCAAAAGGTATCCCTTGGTGAAGTTCAACGCCtgctttttcaaaagcaATATTTTTGGTATGCTGATTCATTCCGGCAAAAGCATAAAAAATATGCGTTATTCTTGACAAGGGAATATCCGATGGTGCCTGATTTGGATAAGACCATGAAGAATAGTAGATCGCGGTGATGAAATCATTACCCGCCTCCGATGTAGCTGTCGATACTGCTAGATGCGGAAAGATGGCATAGATAATAGCACATACATAGAGAGACTTGAGTGCCATTTTAGGTAATGTAAATGGGAAAAGAAATACACATCTACATATCCGTAGGGGGGGGGGTGGTCTATGATTGACTTGGAGCTGATAAAAGGTGTTGTACTTCTCTTATATTATTTCTACGAGAAAACAGAATATGCTAAAATGCTTGGGTGAATTTAATTTAAAATAGAAATCCAGATTCTGCTTGAACAACTGATCACCATATGCCGCCAATGTGTATTTAGGAAAGTAGACTAATGCAGCATCAAACTATTCATTTACGCGTATACGCCGTTATTCTATTAGTTTAGCTCATAATAAATCTTGTTACTATTTGCAAAATTATCATTGCTTAAAGACTTAACACTTGGCTCTTGGGATAGTTCTTTTAAGTGACTAATGACAGTTTCTCT
Protein-coding regions in this window:
- a CDS encoding uncharacterized protein (PKUD0E03000; similar to Saccharomyces cerevisiae YDR371W (CTS2); ancestral locus Anc_5.441), translating into MALKSLYVCAIIYAIFPHLAVSTATSEAGNDFITAIYYSSWSYPNQAPSDIPLSRITHIFYAFAGMNQHTKNIAFEKAGVELHQGIPFETDALRNDINDLTSLCNSDDVDSIQYRDLPWVGSYLQNSAQFLLDFHINASGIVGQLGQIRQLNPRLKVSLSIGGDGAFKEWKKMASKISYIEQFVGNVVANIEKFNFDGVDIDWEFPSTKRESIMLTNVVKYFRFYLEKKYPREHKILTVAIPMDVQSLTLFQFQKIDKYVDFYNLMGYDASGKWSRVSGYHSPLYPDSKIPGSSLSVDTAVQFLSNYINSSKIILGMPAYGVSFNTDKMYDKFTDCAKIRLSHTTNDVDESSTDNYNDYTNDCIVDYVNLPPPGYVEVEDLRIGSSYAYSTVKERKGIIVYDTPNIARVKANYVVRNGLGGGMWWDSKGDPLTKNTSRSLVYNFIDELGGILKLTSNITMFSELRPQFRGGIVSQPVTDQDFQISHASPNFSVYNIGRIIWLCLFYCTFFS